In Verrucomicrobiia bacterium, one genomic interval encodes:
- a CDS encoding PSD1 domain-containing protein: MKRRERDPGWTGVGPMMAAMLWLAVPESRAEELRFNRDIRPILSDHCFHCHGPDASTRKAGLRLDTREGALALRRGRAAVVAGHPDRSTLMERVRSDDPEDIMPPPDLKKPLTEAQKATLEEWIRSGAGYEGHWAYEPLKRPEVPGAEDPDGSGRGTGRSWGAEAIDRFIDAELASRGLARSAEADRRTLYRRLSLDLTGLPPRSKEVEAFAASNDPEAYGHAVDAMLASPHYGERMAVFWLDLARYADTVGYHGDQDFSVWPYRDYVIRAFNANMPFDRFTLENLAGDLLPDATRDQRVASAYNRLLMITAEGGAQDREYLAKYAADRVRNTATAWLGVTLGCAECHDHKYDPFTARDFYSFAAFFADLNEQGFYARGFGGGDWGPMLRLPTAAQTAEQARLEGTIARLKAALADETPELVAARSEWERSLAKDGRVELGPWHMVGPFGADSFEEAYDREFGPEQGVDLEAEFDGGALKWKARSHWKDGTIQALDGENSATYVFRTLRVAVEQDIELSLGSDDALRVWLNGEEVLAKKVQRGAAAGQEKPVVRLRAGENGLLMKVVNAGGGSGFYFQIVDQMPPEIVAAAQVPPAKRTEEQRARLKTHFAGITPLLEPTRTALTQAQESLRSLLASMPRTLVSEALPEPRETRILRRGNWLDDGGDVVKPAVPHFLPQQGVTDRRLTRRDLAEWITAPDNPLTARVMVNRLWKQFFGVGLSKKLEDIGAQGEWPSHPALLDWLACELRDSGWNLKHVVRLMVTSATYRQSSRGTEALREVDPDNRWLARQSAFRIDAEFVRDLALSASGLLVHQFEGPSSKPYQPAGYYSQLNFPKREYEADRDENQYRRGLYTHWQRTFLHPSLAAFDAPTREECTAERVRSNSPQQALVLLNDPTYVEAARVFAERILREGGTTVRDRLRFAFREALSRQPRPDEYRILGNLLADHAREYSADAGAAEQLLATGNRPVPEDLRRDELAAWTSVARVIFNLHETITRS; the protein is encoded by the coding sequence ATGAAGCGGCGCGAGCGTGATCCAGGCTGGACCGGAGTGGGTCCGATGATGGCGGCAATGCTATGGCTGGCGGTGCCGGAGAGCAGGGCGGAAGAACTGCGATTCAACCGGGACATCCGGCCAATCCTGTCGGATCACTGCTTCCACTGTCACGGGCCGGACGCCTCGACGCGGAAGGCGGGCCTGCGGCTGGACACGCGGGAGGGGGCCTTGGCGCTGCGCCGGGGTCGCGCGGCCGTGGTGGCGGGGCATCCCGACCGGAGCACGCTGATGGAGCGGGTCCGGAGCGACGATCCGGAGGACATCATGCCGCCGCCGGATTTGAAGAAGCCGCTGACCGAGGCCCAGAAGGCGACCTTGGAGGAGTGGATCCGAAGCGGTGCCGGGTACGAGGGGCACTGGGCCTATGAACCCTTGAAGCGCCCGGAGGTGCCGGGGGCTGAGGATCCAGACGGCTCCGGCCGGGGGACCGGGCGTTCCTGGGGTGCGGAGGCGATCGACCGGTTCATCGACGCCGAACTGGCATCGCGCGGGCTTGCCCGGTCGGCGGAGGCGGATCGGCGGACGCTTTACCGGAGGTTGAGTCTGGATCTGACGGGACTGCCGCCGCGATCGAAGGAGGTGGAGGCCTTTGCGGCGTCGAACGATCCCGAAGCCTATGGGCATGCCGTGGACGCGATGCTGGCATCGCCGCATTACGGGGAGCGGATGGCGGTGTTCTGGCTCGATCTGGCGCGCTACGCGGACACGGTGGGGTATCACGGGGACCAGGACTTCAGCGTCTGGCCCTACCGGGATTATGTGATCCGGGCATTCAACGCCAACATGCCCTTCGACCGGTTCACGCTGGAAAACCTGGCGGGGGACCTGCTGCCTGACGCGACCCGGGATCAACGGGTGGCCTCGGCGTACAACCGGTTGCTGATGATCACGGCCGAAGGCGGAGCCCAGGATCGCGAGTACCTCGCCAAGTACGCCGCCGACCGCGTGCGGAACACTGCCACGGCCTGGCTCGGGGTGACGCTCGGGTGCGCGGAATGTCATGACCACAAGTACGATCCGTTCACCGCCCGGGACTTCTACAGTTTTGCGGCGTTCTTTGCCGACCTGAATGAGCAGGGCTTTTACGCACGCGGGTTTGGAGGCGGGGATTGGGGTCCCATGCTGCGTCTGCCCACAGCGGCGCAAACCGCCGAACAGGCGCGCCTGGAGGGGACGATCGCCCGGTTGAAGGCCGCCTTGGCGGACGAGACGCCGGAACTGGTGGCAGCCCGGTCCGAATGGGAACGCAGTCTGGCGAAGGACGGCCGGGTGGAGCTGGGTCCCTGGCACATGGTGGGTCCGTTCGGGGCGGACAGCTTCGAGGAGGCCTACGACCGGGAGTTCGGTCCGGAACAGGGCGTGGATCTCGAGGCGGAGTTCGACGGGGGCGCCCTGAAGTGGAAGGCGCGGTCGCATTGGAAGGACGGCACCATTCAGGCGCTCGACGGCGAAAACTCGGCGACCTATGTCTTCCGGACCCTCCGGGTTGCGGTCGAACAGGACATCGAATTGTCGTTGGGCAGCGACGATGCCCTGCGGGTGTGGCTGAACGGCGAGGAAGTGCTGGCGAAGAAGGTCCAGCGTGGGGCCGCCGCCGGCCAGGAGAAGCCGGTGGTGCGGCTTCGCGCCGGGGAGAACGGGTTGCTGATGAAAGTGGTCAATGCCGGGGGCGGCAGCGGCTTCTACTTTCAGATCGTGGACCAGATGCCACCGGAGATCGTCGCGGCCGCCCAGGTTCCTCCCGCGAAACGTACTGAGGAACAGCGAGCCCGCCTCAAGACGCATTTCGCGGGGATCACTCCCCTGCTGGAGCCGACGCGCACGGCGCTGACCCAGGCGCAGGAATCCCTCAGGAGCCTGCTGGCTTCGATGCCAAGGACGCTGGTGTCGGAGGCCCTTCCGGAACCGAGGGAGACACGGATCCTGCGGCGCGGCAACTGGCTGGACGACGGCGGGGACGTGGTGAAGCCGGCGGTGCCGCATTTTCTGCCGCAGCAGGGGGTGACGGACCGGCGGCTCACGCGACGGGACCTGGCGGAGTGGATCACCGCGCCGGACAACCCGTTGACCGCCCGGGTGATGGTGAACCGGTTGTGGAAGCAGTTCTTCGGGGTGGGATTGTCGAAGAAGCTCGAGGACATCGGGGCGCAGGGGGAATGGCCGTCGCATCCGGCCTTGCTCGACTGGCTGGCGTGCGAGCTGCGGGACAGCGGATGGAACCTCAAGCACGTGGTGCGCCTGATGGTCACCTCGGCCACGTACCGGCAGAGTTCACGCGGCACCGAAGCCTTGCGCGAGGTGGATCCGGACAACCGGTGGCTGGCCCGGCAATCGGCGTTCCGGATCGATGCGGAGTTCGTGCGGGACCTGGCGCTGTCGGCAAGCGGACTGCTGGTGCACCAGTTTGAAGGGCCCAGCTCCAAACCGTACCAGCCGGCCGGGTATTATTCGCAGTTGAACTTTCCGAAGCGCGAATACGAAGCCGACCGCGACGAAAACCAGTATCGCCGGGGGCTGTACACGCACTGGCAACGGACCTTCCTGCACCCGAGTCTGGCGGCCTTCGATGCCCCGACGCGGGAGGAGTGCACCGCCGAACGGGTTCGATCCAATTCGCCGCAGCAGGCGCTGGTCCTGCTGAACGACCCCACCTATGTCGAGGCCGCCCGGGTGTTCGCGGAGCGCATCCTGCGCGAGGGCGGCACCACGGTGCGGGACCGCCTGAGGTTCGCCTTCCGGGAGGCGCTGTCGCGCCAGCCCCGTCCCGACGAGTACCGAATCCTCGGCAACCTGCTGGCCGATCACGCCCGGGAATACTCGGCCGATGCGGGAGCCGCCGAACAGTTGCTGGCAACCGGAAACCGGCCGGTTCCGGAGGATCTGCGCCGCGACGAGCTGGCCGCCTGGACCTCGGTGGCGCGCGTCATCTTCAACCTGCACGAGACCATCACCCGGTCCTGA
- the pdxA gene encoding 4-hydroxythreonine-4-phosphate dehydrogenase PdxA, which translates to MRQPLAIACGDPSGIGPEVTLKAVAAELETGETTRYVLVGDRTQLEAWNRRLGIGLNLAGEVDEAAAVRVVDPRSEPLPDLMEPGSPMAAEAALDYLNAAAAGCLSGGFGGLVTAPVSKEAILRTGHAFVGQTEHLAGLAGGVEVTMLLLGDDPGGRWLRVSLATTHVPLRQVAEAVTTEGVFRAIRHSVEACGRLGLGRARIAVCGLNPHAGEGGMLGDEEGRVLVPAIERARTAGWEVVGPRAGDTVFHEAWRGEYDVVVAMYHDQGLAPLKLVAFASGVNWTLGLPFVRTSPDHGTAYDVAGRGVAEASSMRAAIRLARRLTGGTRGRCGAGMEETA; encoded by the coding sequence ATGCGGCAGCCGTTGGCGATTGCGTGTGGAGATCCGAGCGGGATCGGGCCGGAAGTGACCCTCAAAGCGGTGGCGGCCGAGTTGGAGACCGGGGAGACGACGCGGTACGTGCTGGTGGGGGACCGGACCCAATTGGAGGCGTGGAACCGGCGGCTGGGGATTGGGTTGAATCTGGCGGGCGAGGTCGATGAAGCGGCTGCGGTGAGGGTCGTCGATCCGAGGTCCGAACCGCTGCCGGACCTCATGGAGCCGGGTTCGCCGATGGCGGCGGAGGCGGCACTGGATTACCTGAATGCCGCCGCCGCGGGCTGCCTGTCCGGTGGGTTCGGAGGGTTGGTGACGGCGCCGGTGAGCAAGGAAGCCATCCTCCGGACAGGACATGCCTTTGTCGGGCAAACCGAGCACCTGGCGGGATTGGCGGGCGGGGTTGAGGTGACCATGCTGCTGCTGGGCGATGATCCCGGGGGACGGTGGCTGAGGGTGTCGCTGGCGACGACGCATGTGCCGCTGCGGCAGGTGGCCGAGGCGGTGACGACCGAAGGGGTGTTCCGGGCGATCCGCCATTCCGTCGAGGCCTGCGGGCGGCTGGGCTTGGGGCGGGCACGGATTGCGGTGTGCGGTCTCAATCCGCACGCGGGCGAGGGGGGAATGCTGGGGGACGAGGAGGGGCGGGTGCTGGTGCCGGCGATCGAGCGGGCGCGGACGGCGGGCTGGGAGGTGGTTGGGCCGCGCGCGGGGGACACGGTCTTTCATGAGGCCTGGCGCGGGGAATACGACGTGGTGGTGGCCATGTACCATGACCAGGGATTGGCGCCGTTGAAGCTGGTGGCGTTTGCGAGCGGGGTGAACTGGACGCTCGGCCTGCCGTTTGTGCGGACTTCGCCGGACCACGGGACGGCCTACGATGTTGCCGGCCGGGGCGTGGCGGAGGCATCGAGCATGCGGGCGGCGATCCGGCTGGCGCGAAGGCTGACGGGCGGAACGCGGGGGAGGTGCGGTGCGGGGATGGAAGAGACGGCTTAG
- a CDS encoding serine/threonine protein kinase — protein sequence MVTCGGCAAKVFIPADLPPLEFTPCGKCGHPLMMPLKMRQLELRAPIASGGMGTVYRAFDEMLLREVAVKLMRRELLNDREAVEAFQREARACGALNHTNIIHIYEFDQINGQLYMVMELADRGSLDSRIEKEQRIPELDILDTGIKVAGALDAALKKNLLHRDIKPGNILFNADGEPKLVDFGLARPAQHDGVDESSLWATPYYVAPEKVKREQETFSSDLYSLAGALYHALTGHVPFEAPTVEELIAAHIHTPLTPPNHVRPDISQPTSDALWQAMAKNPADRFQSYDGFIMALTAARSQLLVSLFRPGEAAPTPGGRMRKWLGR from the coding sequence ATGGTGACCTGCGGCGGGTGTGCCGCCAAGGTGTTCATCCCGGCCGATCTTCCCCCCCTCGAATTCACCCCCTGCGGCAAGTGCGGGCATCCCCTGATGATGCCGCTCAAAATGCGGCAGCTCGAACTCCGCGCCCCCATCGCCTCGGGCGGCATGGGCACCGTCTATCGCGCCTTCGACGAGATGCTGCTCCGCGAGGTGGCGGTGAAGCTGATGCGCCGCGAGTTGCTCAACGACCGGGAGGCGGTCGAGGCTTTCCAGCGGGAAGCCCGGGCCTGCGGCGCCCTCAACCACACCAACATCATCCACATCTACGAGTTCGATCAGATCAACGGCCAGCTCTACATGGTCATGGAACTGGCCGACCGCGGCAGCCTCGACAGCCGCATCGAGAAGGAACAGCGCATCCCCGAACTCGATATCCTGGATACCGGCATCAAGGTCGCCGGCGCCCTCGACGCGGCCCTCAAGAAGAACCTCCTCCACCGCGACATCAAGCCGGGCAACATCCTCTTCAATGCCGACGGGGAACCCAAACTGGTGGACTTCGGACTCGCCCGTCCTGCCCAGCACGACGGCGTGGACGAATCGTCCCTCTGGGCCACCCCGTACTACGTCGCTCCCGAAAAGGTGAAGCGCGAACAGGAGACGTTCTCCTCCGACCTCTACAGCCTGGCCGGGGCCCTCTACCACGCCCTGACCGGACACGTCCCCTTCGAGGCCCCCACCGTCGAGGAACTCATCGCCGCCCATATCCACACCCCGCTCACCCCCCCCAACCACGTGCGGCCGGATATTTCCCAGCCCACCAGCGACGCCCTCTGGCAGGCCATGGCCAAGAACCCCGCCGACCGGTTCCAGAGTTACGACGGGTTCATCATGGCCCTCACCGCCGCCCGCAGCCAGCTCCTCGTCTCCCTCTTCCGCCCGGGAGAGGCCGCCCCAACCCCCGGCGGCCGCATGCGCAAGTGGCTTGGGCGCTAA